The Cylindrospermopsis curvispora GIHE-G1 genome contains a region encoding:
- a CDS encoding tetratricopeptide repeat protein, which yields MVNDNDDIQILINKTERFLKVSRSDQAIKDIKGVLKDFEKVLETDPDNLHILKVYAECLVKLHELRKALEVFKKLMELSPINVSIMRNYASALFDNGESKEALNVLESALHIEPKNVKVLSTYSKILLRLTDYKKACEIFERSLQIEPDNTIALNSYGKALADSGDYKKACEIFQRSLQINPDNTITLNSYRKALADSGDYKKACEIFERSLQINPDNIIALTSYGKALADSGDYKKACEIFERSLQIEPDNTITLNTYGKALADSGDYKKACEIFERSLQIEPDNTIALNSYRKALADSGDYKKVCEIFERSLQINPDNIIALTRCGKALADSGDYKKACEIFERSLQINPDNIIALTSYGKALADSGDYKKACEIFERSLQINPDDTIALTSYGKALADSGDYKKACEIFERSLQINPDDTITLTSYGKALADSGDCKKAREIFEHSLQIKPDNTITLTSYGKALADSGDCKKACEIFERSLQINPDDTIALTSYGKALADSGDYKKACEIFERSLQIKPDNIIALTSYGKALADSGDYKKACEILQRSLQIQPDNYIFFIFAKCLEQLGRYKDAITQIEQIDTRKLKQYDVNVIHITLGRLYYCLKLYQKGDSYFNLAIDKSDDKEKSILSSARSILANNPHNENAVKMLRQITEDSPRYGEAWEMLRLNTSQKEYFEMVHPDYDHALNDAQILNRSIYHKIANEISMLKAIAYRILRACKDENEVLTSIIASIEDVLEQINSRRAAEKSELEFFSTDETIANTNNKYQHILEVVAKTAHDISDFVNNELAIIESKTRRMIKKTPYEDPQYIQFNKLLIQLELSQAALNDLKAINEGIKLKKHHFPVRKLFEKWESNTQIDNACITLNIQNGDSYFNGDEEKIKSVINELVENSIKHNSQKADLQIQIISRDTVNPSGIRGARIPGSQKYLFIEFNDNGQGISPSRKDWIFQPMNTTATEGYGSGLGLFIIRKTLIQMNGYIQETGQKGATFEIYIPYTEDNP from the coding sequence ATGGTAAATGATAATGATGATATCCAAATTCTAATTAATAAAACTGAGCGTTTCCTCAAAGTTTCGAGGAGCGATCAAGCTATTAAAGATATTAAAGGGGTGTTGAAGGATTTTGAAAAAGTTTTGGAAACTGACCCTGATAACCTTCATATTCTTAAGGTTTATGCTGAATGTTTAGTTAAATTGCATGAATTAAGGAAGGCATTGGAAGTTTTTAAAAAACTTATGGAATTATCTCCAATCAATGTGAGTATTATGAGGAATTATGCCAGTGCATTGTTCGATAATGGTGAAAGTAAAGAAGCATTAAATGTTCTTGAATCTGCCCTCCATATTGAGCCAAAAAATGTAAAAGTATTGAGTACATATAGCAAGATTTTGCTGAGACTCACTGATTATAAGAAAGCGTGTGAAATATTTGAGCGTTCTCTACAAATTGAACCAGATAACACAATAGCTTTAAATAGTTATGGGAAAGCTCTCGCTGATTCTGGTGATTATAAAAAAGCCTGTGAAATATTTCAGCGTTCTTTACAAATTAACCCAGATAACACAATAACTTTAAATAGTTATAGGAAAGCTCTCGCTGATTCTGGTGATTATAAAAAAGCCTGTGAAATATTTGAGCGTTCCTTGCAAATTAACCCAGATAACATAATAGCTTTAACTAGTTACGGGAAAGCTCTCGCTGATTCTGGTGATTATAAAAAAGCCTGTGAAATATTTGAGCGTTCCCTACAAATTGAACCAGATAACACAATAACTTTAAATACTTATGGAAAAGCTCTCGCTGATTCTGGTGATTATAAAAAAGCCTGTGAAATATTTGAGCGTTCCCTACAAATTGAACCAGATAACACAATAGCTTTAAATAGTTATCGGAAAGCTCTCGCTGATTCTGGTGATTATAAAAAAGTCTGTGAAATATTTGAGCGTTCCTTGCAAATTAACCCAGATAACATAATAGCTTTAACTCGTTGCGGGAAAGCTCTCGCTGATTCTGGTGATTATAAAAAAGCCTGTGAAATATTTGAGCGTTCCTTGCAAATTAACCCAGATAACATAATAGCTTTAACTAGTTACGGGAAAGCTCTCGCTGATTCTGGTGATTATAAAAAAGCCTGTGAAATATTTGAGCGTTCTTTACAAATCAACCCAGATGATACAATAGCTTTAACTAGTTACGGGAAAGCTCTCGCTGATTCTGGTGATTATAAAAAAGCCTGTGAAATATTTGAGCGTTCTTTACAAATCAACCCAGATGATACAATAACTTTAACTAGTTACGGGAAAGCTCTCGCTGATTCTGGTGATTGTAAAAAAGCCCGGGAAATATTTGAGCATTCTCTACAAATTAAACCAGATAACACAATAACTTTAACTAGTTATGGGAAAGCTCTGGCTGATTCTGGTGATTGTAAAAAAGCCTGTGAAATATTTGAGCGTTCTTTACAAATCAACCCAGATGATACAATAGCTTTAACCAGTTATGGGAAAGCTCTGGCTGATTCTGGTGATTATAAGAAAGCCTGTGAAATATTTGAGCGTTCTTTACAAATTAAACCAGATAACATAATAGCTTTAACTAGTTACGGGAAAGCTCTGGCTGATTCTGGTGATTATAAGAAAGCCTGTGAAATACTTCAGCGTTCCTTACAAATTCAACCTGATAATTATATATTTTTTATATTCGCTAAGTGTTTAGAACAGCTAGGAAGATATAAGGATGCAATCACTCAAATTGAGCAGATAGACACTAGAAAATTAAAACAATATGATGTTAATGTTATTCATATTACCTTAGGTAGACTATATTACTGTCTTAAATTGTACCAAAAAGGTGATTCTTACTTTAACTTAGCAATTGATAAGTCAGATGATAAGGAGAAGTCCATACTATCTAGTGCGAGAAGTATCCTAGCTAATAATCCTCATAACGAGAATGCTGTAAAAATGTTACGACAAATTACTGAAGATTCACCAAGATATGGTGAGGCCTGGGAAATGTTAAGACTAAACACTAGTCAAAAAGAATATTTTGAAATGGTTCATCCTGATTATGATCATGCTTTAAATGATGCTCAAATTCTTAATAGATCAATTTATCACAAAATTGCTAATGAGATTAGTATGCTTAAAGCAATTGCTTACAGAATATTACGTGCTTGCAAAGATGAAAATGAGGTACTCACTTCTATTATTGCAAGCATTGAAGATGTATTGGAACAGATTAACAGTCGTCGCGCAGCAGAAAAATCAGAACTTGAATTTTTTAGTACCGACGAAACTATTGCCAATACCAATAATAAATATCAACATATCCTAGAAGTCGTTGCTAAAACCGCTCATGATATTTCTGATTTTGTTAACAACGAATTAGCAATTATTGAATCTAAAACTCGACGTATGATTAAGAAAACTCCCTATGAAGACCCTCAGTATATTCAATTCAACAAACTGTTAATACAGCTAGAGTTGAGTCAAGCTGCTCTTAATGATTTAAAAGCAATTAATGAAGGTATTAAACTTAAAAAACATCACTTTCCAGTTAGGAAACTATTTGAAAAATGGGAATCTAATACTCAAATTGATAATGCTTGTATTACTCTAAATATCCAAAATGGTGACTCATATTTTAATGGTGATGAAGAAAAAATTAAGAGTGTTATCAATGAATTAGTAGAAAATTCCATCAAACATAACTCTCAAAAAGCAGATTTGCAAATTCAGATTATTTCCCGAGATACTGTCAATCCTTCAGGAATTCGTGGTGCTAGGATTCCCGGTTCACAGAAATATCTATTTATTGAGTTTAATGATAACGGTCAAGGTATCAGTCCCAGTAGGAAAGATTGGATATTTCAACCTATGAACACTACAGCAACAGAAGGTTATGGTAGCGGTTTGGGATTATTCATTATCCGCAAAACATTAATTCAGATGAATGGATATATTCAGGAAACTGGACAGAAAGGAGCTACATTTGAAATTTATATTCCCTATACTGAAGACAATCCCTAA
- a CDS encoding cysteine synthase A, translating to MDIKRGFIGAIGNTPLIRLNSFSEETGCEILGKAEFLNPGGSVKDRAALYIIEDAEKKGLLRPGGTVVEGTAGNTGIGLAHICNAKGYKCLIIIPNTQSQEKIEALTTLGAEVRPVPAVPYKDPNNYVRLSGRIAEEMSNAIWANQFDNLANRCAHYETTGEEIWQQTGGKIDGWVAATGTGGTYAGVAMCLKEKNSNIKCVVADPLGSGLYSYIKTGKISIEGNSITEGIGNSRITANMEDVPIDDAIQINDQEALRVVYQLLRKDGLLMGGSTGINVGAAVALARELGPGHTIVTILCDSGSRYQSRIFNPEWLATKGLVMG from the coding sequence ATGGATATCAAGAGAGGATTTATTGGCGCAATTGGCAACACTCCACTAATCAGACTGAACAGCTTTAGTGAAGAAACCGGTTGTGAGATTTTAGGTAAAGCAGAATTTCTCAATCCTGGGGGATCTGTGAAGGATCGAGCTGCACTGTACATAATTGAAGATGCAGAAAAAAAGGGTTTATTAAGACCTGGTGGTACTGTGGTAGAGGGAACTGCGGGTAACACAGGGATTGGATTAGCTCATATATGTAATGCTAAAGGTTATAAATGTTTGATCATTATTCCCAATACCCAGTCCCAGGAAAAAATAGAGGCGCTGACAACATTAGGGGCGGAAGTTCGTCCAGTACCAGCAGTGCCCTATAAAGATCCTAACAACTACGTGCGACTGTCTGGTAGAATAGCTGAGGAAATGTCTAATGCCATTTGGGCGAATCAATTTGACAATTTAGCCAATCGTTGTGCTCATTACGAGACCACGGGGGAGGAAATTTGGCAACAGACAGGTGGTAAAATAGATGGTTGGGTAGCAGCAACTGGAACAGGGGGAACTTATGCTGGGGTGGCAATGTGCTTAAAAGAAAAGAATTCTAATATTAAATGTGTGGTTGCTGATCCCTTGGGTAGTGGTTTATATAGTTATATTAAAACTGGTAAGATAAGTATAGAGGGTAATTCCATCACCGAGGGAATTGGTAATAGTAGGATTACAGCGAATATGGAGGATGTTCCCATTGATGATGCGATTCAAATTAATGATCAGGAAGCTTTGAGAGTGGTATATCAGTTGTTAAGAAAAGATGGTTTATTAATGGGTGGTTCAACGGGGATTAATGTTGGTGCAGCTGTAGCTTTAGCTAGGGAGTTGGGTCCAGGACATACTATTGTGACTATTTTATGTGATAGTGGGTCTCGTTATCAGTCGCGTATATTTAATCCCGAGTGGTTAGCGACTAAAGGTTTGGTAATGGGTTAG
- a CDS encoding peroxiredoxin has protein sequence MALHLGDTVPNFTQASTHGEINFYEWAGDSWVVLFSHPADYTPVCTTELGTVAKLKPEFDKRNVKAIALSVDDVESHQGWVGDIEETQSTTLNYPIIADPDKKVSELYDMIHPNAAANITVRSVFVIDPNKKLRLSFTYPPSTGRNFDELLRVIDSLQLTDNYSVATPADWKDGDDCVIVPSLKDPEVLKEKFPKGYQEIKPYLRLTPQPNR, from the coding sequence ATGGCTCTCCATCTTGGTGATACAGTACCAAACTTTACACAAGCATCAACACATGGTGAAATCAACTTTTATGAGTGGGCGGGTGACAGCTGGGTAGTGCTGTTTTCCCATCCCGCTGATTACACACCTGTTTGTACCACAGAATTAGGCACAGTTGCTAAATTAAAACCCGAATTTGACAAACGTAACGTCAAGGCGATCGCATTGAGTGTGGACGATGTAGAATCCCACCAAGGATGGGTAGGGGATATTGAAGAAACCCAAAGCACCACATTAAACTATCCAATTATAGCGGATCCAGACAAAAAGGTTTCCGAGCTATATGATATGATTCACCCAAATGCGGCGGCCAATATTACAGTGCGCTCCGTATTTGTCATTGATCCCAATAAAAAACTTCGTCTTTCCTTCACCTATCCTCCCAGCACCGGACGTAACTTTGATGAGCTGTTGCGAGTCATTGATTCCCTGCAATTAACTGATAACTACAGTGTAGCAACTCCAGCGGATTGGAAAGACGGAGATGATTGCGTAATTGTACCATCCCTAAAAGACCCAGAAGTTCTGAAAGAGAAATTTCCCAAGGGTTATCAAGAAATCAAACCCTATTTACGGTTGACCCCCCAACCCAATAGGTAG
- a CDS encoding DUF2214 family protein has protein sequence MLINAIVAYLHYLSLAIIFGSLCTELFTLKPDLTNKEGWRVLIADSAYGIAGVTVLITGVLRVLYLEKGAAYYTHQPVFWLKISIFILVGLLSLYPTFSFLMWIKNLRNQNSPEVSPEKINLLKTIIRLELVGFSVIPLFASMMARGIRLGL, from the coding sequence ATGTTGATTAATGCGATAGTCGCCTATTTACACTATTTGAGCTTAGCAATTATATTTGGTTCCTTATGTACAGAACTATTTACCCTTAAACCAGACCTAACCAATAAAGAAGGATGGCGAGTTCTCATAGCTGATAGCGCCTACGGAATTGCAGGGGTTACGGTGTTAATCACAGGTGTTCTTAGGGTTTTATATTTAGAGAAAGGAGCAGCATACTATACTCATCAACCGGTTTTCTGGTTGAAAATATCCATATTTATCCTGGTTGGGTTATTATCCTTGTATCCCACCTTTTCATTTTTGATGTGGATTAAAAATCTCCGTAATCAGAATTCCCCGGAAGTCAGTCCCGAGAAAATAAACCTACTCAAAACTATTATTCGTCTAGAGCTTGTGGGATTTAGTGTAATTCCCCTGTTTGCTTCAATGATGGCAAGAGGAATTAGACTAGGATTATGA
- the ygfZ gene encoding CAF17-like 4Fe-4S cluster assembly/insertion protein YgfZ — MLTSLIDSEDRAAVYAAKTRTAICDRSHWGRIEVTGEDRLRFLHNQSTNNFQSLQPGSGCDTVMVTSTARTIDLVTGYVLEDRVLLLVSPNRREFLLSWLDRYIFFADQVTLTDITDQTATFTLLGPESDTIISKLGAASLLSQPDGHHISINGIIFAVGTGLAIPGYTLILPRAEKQQIWQQLLDWGAVKLSDRHWEMLRISQGRPAPDAELTDDYNPLEVGLWQTVSFNKGCYIGQETIARLNTYKGVKQHLWGIKLKNCAQPGTIITISGEKVGKLTSYIETPEGHFGLGYIRAKAGGVGLTVEVGETQGEIVPVPFVSREYPQ, encoded by the coding sequence ATGTTAACATCTTTAATTGATAGCGAAGATAGAGCAGCTGTTTATGCAGCTAAAACCAGAACTGCTATTTGCGATCGCTCCCATTGGGGAAGAATTGAAGTTACTGGTGAAGATAGATTGCGTTTTTTACACAATCAAAGCACTAATAACTTTCAATCTTTACAACCAGGTAGTGGCTGTGACACTGTGATGGTCACTTCCACAGCTAGAACTATAGATTTAGTGACTGGATATGTCCTAGAAGATAGAGTATTACTACTAGTCTCACCCAATCGGCGGGAATTTTTACTCTCCTGGTTAGACCGTTATATATTTTTCGCAGACCAGGTGACCCTGACGGACATAACTGACCAAACAGCAACATTCACCCTCCTAGGTCCAGAAAGTGATACCATAATCAGCAAACTGGGTGCAGCATCACTTCTGAGTCAACCTGACGGCCATCACATTTCAATCAATGGCATCATTTTTGCCGTTGGTACTGGATTAGCTATACCTGGCTATACCCTAATTCTCCCCAGAGCAGAAAAACAGCAAATTTGGCAGCAACTCCTAGATTGGGGAGCAGTCAAACTGAGCGATCGCCATTGGGAAATGTTGCGGATTTCGCAAGGTCGGCCCGCTCCCGATGCGGAGTTAACGGATGATTATAATCCCTTAGAAGTTGGTCTTTGGCAGACAGTTTCGTTTAATAAGGGTTGTTACATTGGTCAAGAGACCATTGCCAGACTAAATACTTACAAAGGGGTAAAACAACATTTATGGGGAATTAAGCTAAAAAATTGTGCACAACCGGGAACTATAATTACCATATCGGGGGAAAAAGTTGGTAAGCTTACCAGCTACATAGAAACTCCCGAAGGACACTTTGGGTTAGGTTATATTCGTGCGAAAGCAGGAGGTGTGGGTTTAACTGTAGAAGTGGGAGAAACTCAAGGAGAAATTGTGCCAGTCCCCTTTGTTTCCCGGGAGTATCCTCAATAA
- a CDS encoding ABC transporter permease: MKTDINLPSVTSPSLMVSETGSSFIGEITQETLALTRRLFIQLQRRPSTLIAGIIQPVMWLVLFGALFQNAPQGLFGSTANYGQFLAAGVIVFTAFAGALNAGLPVMFDREFGFLNRLLVAPLASRFSIVFASAIFIISQSLLQAAVIVGAAAMLGAGLPDINGLVAIALIVFLLALGVTAISLGLAFALPGHIELIAVIFVTNLPLLFASTALAPLSFMPEWLKIVVALNPLSYAIEPIRHLYLNSNWGLNDVVMEVFWGNVSFGGSLLVLLGFAIVALVSIQPQLRKTLA, translated from the coding sequence ATGAAGACAGATATCAATTTACCATCAGTTACTTCTCCCTCGCTTATGGTTTCTGAAACTGGATCTAGTTTTATTGGGGAAATCACCCAAGAAACCTTAGCCCTAACCCGTCGTCTATTTATTCAACTACAGCGTCGTCCTTCTACCCTCATAGCTGGTATTATTCAACCGGTAATGTGGTTAGTGTTATTCGGCGCATTGTTCCAAAATGCCCCCCAGGGTTTATTTGGTTCTACTGCTAATTACGGACAATTTTTAGCTGCTGGTGTGATAGTATTTACCGCTTTTGCTGGCGCTTTAAATGCCGGGTTACCTGTCATGTTTGATCGGGAATTTGGCTTTTTAAACCGGTTACTGGTAGCACCTTTAGCTTCTCGGTTTTCTATTGTGTTTGCTTCTGCTATTTTCATCATTAGCCAAAGTTTACTTCAAGCAGCAGTGATAGTCGGTGCAGCAGCAATGCTAGGAGCAGGACTACCAGATATTAATGGATTGGTGGCGATCGCCTTGATCGTATTTTTACTGGCACTAGGAGTTACAGCTATTTCCCTGGGTTTGGCCTTTGCTTTACCTGGACATATTGAACTAATAGCAGTAATTTTTGTAACTAATTTGCCTCTGTTATTTGCCAGTACAGCCTTAGCTCCATTATCTTTTATGCCAGAATGGTTAAAAATTGTAGTTGCCCTGAACCCTTTGAGCTATGCCATAGAGCCAATTAGGCATTTATATCTCAATAGTAATTGGGGACTAAATGATGTGGTGATGGAGGTGTTTTGGGGTAATGTTAGCTTTGGAGGATCCTTGTTAGTATTATTGGGATTTGCAATAGTGGCTTTAGTAAGCATTCAACCCCAACTACGCAAAACATTAGCCTAA
- a CDS encoding ABC transporter ATP-binding protein, which produces MASAVLIEHLRKSYGKVVAVKDVSFEVQSGEIFGLLGPNGAGKTTTLRALCTLTTPDAGKVQVSGISVVDHPKLARQRLGYVAQEVAIDKILTGRELLQLQAALYHLPGAAIKERIAKVLELLGLQEYADQKTGTYSGGLRKRLDLAAGLLHSPDVLVLDEPTVGLDIESRIVVWDFLRKLRAAGTTVVITSHYLEEIDALADKVAIIDKGLVIATGTPAQLKDQVGGDRITLRIREFSHQEEVDKAKNLLATLPFVQEIIINSAQGNSLNLVVTPQNDALITIQQTLSNVGLPIFGIAQSRPSLDDVYLAATGKTLMDAELAAVANRDPKAEKKQNMR; this is translated from the coding sequence ATGGCTTCAGCCGTTTTAATCGAACATCTAAGGAAAAGCTACGGTAAGGTCGTCGCAGTCAAAGATGTCTCTTTTGAGGTACAATCGGGAGAAATCTTTGGTTTACTTGGTCCCAATGGTGCAGGTAAAACTACTACTCTCCGCGCTCTTTGTACTCTGACTACCCCAGATGCTGGAAAAGTTCAAGTTTCGGGTATATCTGTTGTGGACCATCCCAAATTGGCACGACAAAGGTTGGGTTATGTCGCTCAGGAGGTAGCCATAGATAAGATATTAACAGGTAGAGAACTATTACAACTGCAAGCAGCTCTTTATCATCTACCCGGTGCAGCAATCAAGGAACGGATTGCTAAGGTGTTGGAATTGCTTGGTTTACAGGAATATGCAGATCAAAAAACTGGAACCTATTCTGGTGGTTTACGTAAACGTCTAGATTTAGCAGCTGGGTTGTTACATTCCCCAGATGTGTTAGTTTTGGATGAACCAACGGTGGGATTGGACATAGAAAGTCGAATTGTAGTCTGGGATTTCTTGCGGAAATTACGAGCCGCTGGTACTACTGTAGTCATCACTAGTCACTATTTAGAAGAGATTGATGCTTTGGCAGATAAAGTGGCAATTATAGATAAGGGTCTGGTAATTGCTACTGGTACACCTGCTCAATTAAAAGATCAAGTGGGAGGCGATCGCATTACTTTGCGCATCCGGGAGTTTTCACATCAGGAGGAAGTAGACAAGGCCAAGAATTTATTGGCAACTCTACCTTTTGTGCAGGAAATAATCATTAATTCTGCTCAGGGTAATTCTCTGAATTTAGTAGTTACCCCGCAAAATGATGCCCTAATTACTATTCAGCAGACTTTAAGTAATGTAGGTCTACCAATTTTTGGTATTGCCCAATCCCGTCCCAGTTTAGATGATGTTTACTTGGCTGCTACTGGTAAGACATTAATGGATGCGGAATTAGCAGCAGTGGCTAATCGTGATCCTAAAGCGGAGAAAAAGCAAAATATGAGATAG
- the phnC gene encoding phosphonate ABC transporter ATP-binding protein, translating to MALKQVSCSIHEGDMVALIGASGSGKSTLLRHINGLQTADAGEVTVYGTTLQSQGKLHSKVRLLRSRIGCIFQQFNLVNRLTVIENVLVGNLARVSPLRSTLHLFTKEEKIQALAALEQVGILEHAYKRASTISGGQQQRVAIARCLVQRAKIILADEPIASLDPESARKVMELLVQLNRDNGISIVASLHQIQMVRNYFSRVIALKDGEVKFDGPTVELDDRKLNQIYGAAVEELVMRGHGEVLL from the coding sequence GTGGCACTGAAACAAGTGTCATGTAGCATACATGAGGGAGACATGGTCGCCCTAATTGGTGCGTCTGGTTCAGGAAAGTCCACACTCTTGCGGCACATTAATGGCTTACAAACTGCTGATGCTGGTGAAGTCACCGTATATGGTACCACCTTGCAAAGTCAGGGAAAACTACATTCAAAAGTCAGACTATTACGCAGTCGCATTGGTTGTATTTTCCAGCAGTTTAATCTAGTAAATCGGTTAACAGTAATTGAGAATGTTTTGGTTGGTAACCTGGCCAGAGTGTCTCCTTTACGTTCAACACTACATTTGTTTACTAAAGAAGAAAAAATTCAAGCCCTAGCTGCGCTGGAACAGGTCGGAATTCTCGAGCATGCTTACAAACGAGCCTCTACGATTTCGGGAGGACAACAGCAAAGGGTAGCCATTGCTCGTTGTTTAGTTCAGAGGGCAAAGATTATATTAGCGGATGAACCGATTGCTTCATTAGACCCAGAGTCAGCACGTAAAGTAATGGAGTTGCTGGTACAGCTCAACCGAGATAATGGAATTAGTATAGTAGCTTCTTTACATCAAATTCAAATGGTAAGAAACTACTTTAGTAGGGTAATTGCCTTGAAGGATGGAGAAGTAAAATTCGATGGACCAACCGTAGAATTGGATGATAGGAAACTAAATCAAATTTATGGTGCAGCTGTCGAAGAATTGGTAATGAGAGGACATGGTGAAGTGTTGCTATAA
- the phnE gene encoding phosphonate ABC transporter, permease protein PhnE codes for MSPKSESPVSSPNVLAMLEKEAKLVTTKKVLLVLAIAVALIASYLQSELNFLVLLQRGDNMVEYVKSYFLPDFSDWGYYFSETVITISMGLWGTLMAAIVSVPLSILASNNMCPIWIVQPTRRILDAMRAINEIVFALIFVVAVGLGPFAGVLSLFVHTTGVLGKLFSEAVESIEPGPVDGIRATGASHIQEVIYGVIPQVMPLWTSFTLYRFESNVRSASVLGIVGAGGIGVSLYQSFGAFQYQKVCAILIVLVAATAIIDLLSAKIRNWLV; via the coding sequence ATGTCCCCGAAATCAGAATCCCCAGTTTCTTCTCCTAATGTCTTGGCAATGTTAGAGAAAGAAGCCAAACTTGTCACTACCAAAAAAGTTCTGTTAGTTTTAGCAATTGCTGTGGCCCTTATTGCCTCCTATCTACAAAGTGAATTAAATTTCTTGGTGCTTCTGCAACGTGGAGACAATATGGTGGAGTATGTTAAATCATATTTTCTACCAGACTTTTCCGACTGGGGATATTACTTTTCTGAAACTGTAATTACAATTTCTATGGGACTCTGGGGAACCCTAATGGCGGCGATCGTTTCTGTTCCCTTATCCATCCTAGCATCCAATAATATGTGCCCAATATGGATTGTGCAACCAACAAGACGAATATTAGATGCCATGCGTGCTATTAATGAAATAGTGTTTGCATTGATATTTGTAGTGGCAGTGGGGTTGGGTCCCTTTGCAGGGGTGTTGTCCTTATTTGTACACACCACTGGAGTATTAGGTAAATTGTTCTCCGAAGCGGTAGAATCTATTGAACCAGGTCCAGTGGATGGGATTAGAGCTACTGGTGCTAGTCACATTCAAGAGGTCATTTATGGTGTGATTCCCCAGGTTATGCCTTTGTGGACTTCTTTCACGCTTTATAGATTTGAATCTAATGTCCGCTCCGCTTCTGTTCTGGGCATAGTGGGAGCTGGTGGCATAGGTGTTTCACTTTATCAAAGCTTTGGCGCTTTCCAATATCAAAAAGTCTGTGCGATTTTAATTGTTTTAGTAGCAGCTACAGCTATAATTGATTTATTATCTGCTAAGATAAGAAATTGGTTAGTCTAG
- a CDS encoding alpha/beta fold hydrolase codes for MKQFLKLDDYQAAYTLKGKGEPLVLLHGFFGDASSLNCLVDQLQSQFQCFSLELLGFGDCSKSNKPKINYLIEDQVAFLKQFVDNLQLQKFYLAGYSYGAWIASAYAVHYSFSLHGLGLIGPAGIRDDGFVGRYDHLKPLLWQTKLVDLAIALYKPFAYFSGNRNGYQKIAQARHMLMTQPSAAAMLNSILKATNALNTVEKHIHQISTPTIVIAAENDTTIPQWHSETYAKTIPQTAFYVIPGAEHDFVNTHAPDICRLVHSFFTKSGFISSVVELD; via the coding sequence ATGAAACAATTCCTTAAACTTGATGATTATCAGGCCGCCTACACCCTTAAAGGTAAAGGTGAACCATTAGTTTTATTACATGGGTTTTTCGGTGATGCGTCATCCCTAAATTGTCTGGTGGACCAATTACAATCTCAATTTCAATGTTTTAGCTTAGAACTGTTAGGCTTTGGTGACTGTTCTAAATCCAATAAACCCAAAATTAATTATTTAATTGAGGACCAAGTTGCTTTTCTCAAGCAATTTGTAGATAATCTTCAACTACAAAAGTTTTATTTAGCTGGTTATTCCTACGGTGCATGGATCGCTTCAGCATATGCTGTTCATTACTCATTTAGTCTACACGGTTTAGGTTTAATTGGCCCCGCAGGTATTCGTGATGATGGTTTTGTTGGACGCTATGACCACCTTAAACCACTACTTTGGCAGACAAAACTTGTGGATTTGGCGATCGCCCTATATAAACCTTTTGCCTACTTTAGCGGGAACAGGAATGGTTACCAAAAAATTGCCCAAGCACGTCATATGCTGATGACTCAACCCAGTGCTGCTGCTATGTTAAACAGCATATTAAAAGCAACAAATGCTCTGAATACGGTGGAAAAACATATCCATCAAATTTCCACACCAACAATAGTTATTGCTGCGGAAAATGATACTACTATTCCCCAATGGCACAGTGAAACCTATGCAAAAACCATTCCCCAAACCGCTTTTTATGTTATCCCAGGTGCTGAACATGACTTTGTTAATACTCATGCTCCGGATATTTGCCGCCTAGTTCATTCTTTTTTTACGAAATCTGGTTTTATTTCATCCGTGGTTGAACTAGACTAA